In Kryptolebias marmoratus isolate JLee-2015 linkage group LG22, ASM164957v2, whole genome shotgun sequence, a single window of DNA contains:
- the LOC112449811 gene encoding general transcription factor II-I repeat domain-containing protein 2-like yields MSAHAKKRKVDAECRVFNKNWTAKYLFTEVRGKAVCLVCGEQIAVFKDYNLSRHYETKHGEKFKNVTDAERARTSEALLAKLQKQQGFFTKLHTSRDAATKTSFVIAHKIAKTSKPFSEGEFIKECLVDSAVLICPEKKEEFEKVPLSRRTVTRRVEDISCNLELQLQREVASFDFFSLALDESCDVRDTAQLLVFVRGITPDFKITEELAAMRSMKGTTTGSDLFMEVNACMDTLGLKWDRLAGVTTDGCPNLTGKNVGLLKRMQDKVAEIDTDQELIFLHCIIHQHVLCKSVLKMNHVINVVTNIVNFIRARALNHRQFVTLLEDHESEHSDISYHTPVRWLSLGKVLKRVWDLKTEIREFCEMKGKDIPELSDEDWMADFAFAVDVTALMNDLNTKLQGRGLFVHEMHTLVKAFMKKMLFLSSQLESNNLTHMQTLKEVTPSADHLRRYSSMLGALHCEFSRRFEDLRTIEDEMHMISSPFTCGVDNAPSDVQLELIDLQSDAVLAELFKSGSLLDFYSSLKEENFPNMKRHAQKMLVLFGSTYICEQTFSMMKFTKSRYRSSLTDDHLSAVLRISTSDIQPDFDALVKAQQRLDFSH; encoded by the coding sequence ATGTCTGCtcatgctaaaaaaagaaaggtagaTGCCGAATGCAGGGTTTTCAACAAAAATTGGACTGctaagtatttatttactgaagtgaGAGGTAAAGCCGTGTGTTTAGTTTGCGGGGAGCAGATCGCCGTGTTTAAGGACTACAATTTGAGTCGGCACTACGAGACGAAACACGGGGAGAAATTCAAGAACGTGACTGATGCTGAAAGGGCGCGGACATCGGAAGCTTTGCTAGCTAAACTGCAAAAGCAGCAAGGCTTTTTTACCAAGCTTCACACATCCAGGGATGCAGCAACCAAGACCAGCTTTGTGATAGCTCACAAAATCGCTAAAACCAGTAAGCCATTCTCGGAGGGGGAGTTTATCAAAGAGTGCTTGGTGGACTCTGCAGTTTTAATAtgccctgaaaaaaaagaagaatttgagAAAGTCCCGCTCTCCAGGCGAACCGTGACGAGAAGGGTCGAGGACATATCGTGCAATCTGGAGCTTCAGCTGCAACGTGAAGTGGcaagttttgactttttctccTTGGCTTTGGATGAAAGCTGTGATGTCCGTGACACAGCCCAGTTACTTGTATTTGTCCGCGGGATAACGCCGGACTTCAAGATTACGGAGGAGCTGGCAGCAATGCGGTCGATGAAAGGGACAACTACAGGGAGCGATCTCTTCATGGAGGTGAATGCGTGCATGGACACACTGGGACTGAAATGGGACAGACTGGCAGGTGTCACAACGGATGGTTGTCCAAATCTTACAGGGAAAAATGTGGGACTTTTAAAACGTATGCAAGATAAAGTGGCTGAAATCGACACAGATcaggaattaatttttttgcattgtaTTATACACCAACATGTGTTGTGCAAGTCAGTGCTAAAAATGAACCATGTTATTAATGTTGTTACTAACATAGTAAACTTCATCAGGGCACGGGCATTGAATCACAGACAGTTTGTCACACTTTTGGAGGACCATGAGTCTGAGCATAGTGACATCAGCTACCACACACCTGTCAGATGGCTCAGCCTGGGCAAAGTGCTAAAAAGAGTTTGGGACCTGAAAACAGAGATTCGAGAGTTTTGTGAGATGAAAGGCAAAGACATCCCAGAGCTCTCAGATGAGGACTGGATGGCAGATTTTGCATTTGCTGTTGATGTGACCGCACTGATGAATGACCTGAATACCAAACTGCAAGGCAGGGGCCTTTTTGTTCATGAAATGCACACCCTGGTGAAGGCTTTCATGAAAAAGATGCTGTTTCTTTCAAGCCAACTGGAGAGCAACAATCTCACTCACATGCAAACCCTGAAAGAAGTCACACCATCAGCCGATCACCTCCGCAGGTACTCATCCATGTTAGGAGCATTGCATTGTGAGTTTTCAAGGAGATTTGAAGATCTCAGAACAATCGAGGATGAAATGCACATGATTTCCTCTCCCTTTACCTGCGGTGTGGATAATGCACCCAGTGATGTTCAGCTGGAACTCATTGACCTGCAGTCTGATGCAGTACTGGCAGAGCTCTTTAAATCAGGATCTCTGCTGGATTTCTACTCTTCTCTCAAGGAGGAGAACTTTCCAAACATGAAGAGACATGCTCAGAAGATGTTGGTTCTCTTTGGCTCTACCTACATAtgtgaacaaacattttcaatgaTGAAGTTCACGAAATCCAGGTACAGATCATCTCTCACTGACGATCATCTGTCAGCTGTGCTTCGCATTTCCACCTCAGACATTCAACCTGATTTTGATGCACTCGTTAAAGCCCAGCAGAGACTAGATTTCTCtcactga